TGATGCGGCCCGCGGAACCTTCCGGGTAGCGTTGCTAGAGGCGTTTGGCAACAGGCGTCCAAGATAAATGGCTGCCGCCAGCAATGGAACAGAACCCGGCTTATCGGGTGCTCACAATTCATAACAAGCCGCAGAGATGCCTTTGAGTGAGGCATTTGATCGTTGTTAATCGCCGAATCCGACTCTGGAACGGGGGAACCATTCTTTGGGGTGCATGGCAAAGACAGGCAGCAGCCTGTGCGTAGCAGGGGAGACTTCTCAGCCCTAACCCGTCAGCTAACCTCGTAGGCGGTCAGAGAGGAAGTGTCATTTTATTGAGTAAAGCGATTCGTGTTTTTGTCTTGACAATGATGATAGCGGTATCCTTTGCCGCGGTTGTAAGTGCGTCCGCATTTCGTATCGGTGATCAGGGCAGTGATGTAGCGGAGATTCAGGGACAGCTTTCGAGCCTGGGCTACGATGTGGCTGCAGACGGTGATTTCGGGCCGGCGACAGCAGAGGCTGTCAAGTCCTTTCAGGCATCGCAGGGACTGCAGGCGGACGGTCTTGTAGGTCCGGCAACGTATTCGGCTCTTCTCGGCAAAGCCATGCCGGAGGTCAGCCGCGGATCCAACTATATCACGCGTCGTATCGTAGGGGATTCGATGCAGTATCTTGGCGTTCCGTACGTCTTTGGAGGTACGACGCCGAGCGGTTTTGACTGCTCCGGGTATGTCCGTTACGTCTTTGCAAACGCCGGAATCTATCTGCCTCGTATGGCGGATGAGCAGTATGGGGTCGGCATGCCGATTTCCACGAGCGAGATGGTTGCCGGTGATCTCGTATTCTTCTCCACGTACACCTATGGCGTGTCGCATGTCGGCATCTACCTTGGCGATGGAAAGTTCATCCATGCCTCGTCGAGCCGCGGTGTGACGATCAGCTCGCTGTATGAAAGCTATTGGACAAACGCATACGTCGGCGCGCGTCGAATTATGTAATGAAAAGAAGGGACTGTGAAGGTCCCTTATGGAAAAGAGGCTGTGACAAAATGCGAAAGCATTTTGTCACAGCCTCTTTCCCTTTGAAAAAACATATTCGATTTCCGGGCCACTATCAGCTCAGATGCTTCAACGCATCCAATGTCTCCGTGACCTCGTTGGAAAGCTCCTCAATTTCGGGCAGCAGCTCCTTGACCTTGTGCTCGTTGTTGTGGTTGTATGCCTCAATGGCCTCGGCACAGATCTGATGGAAACGCGCGTGCTTCGCTTCGAGGTCGTCAAAGACGGCACGTCCCGCGTATTTGGAATGGCCGTCACCCTCATACCAGACGCCGAGACGGCAGGTGTGGTGATTGGAGACAGCTGCAGCGTCAAGCTTCAGGTTGCCGAGCAGCATTTGGTTGATGCGGGAGAACCAGAGCAGATGGTCGGTCTTCGCAAGGTCGAGAATGTCGTCGGACTGCAAAGGAAGATCGCCCTGCAGGAAGTCGTTGCGCACGCTGCTGGATTCCTTCAGCACATGGAACAGGTTGCTGTTGCACTCCCTTGCGTCGTCCTTCACATGACCCATGTTGTCCATCGCCTCGCTCAGGGAGGCGGTCATTTCCTCGAAGGAGGCGGACTGCTCTTCCGTAAACGGCGCGAGCTTTTCCATCGCGTTGCCGATCTCGTGGAAGATTCCCTCAATCTCTTCCGTCTGACGCTCCGTCTGATCGATGTTCTCCGAGTTCTTGCTAAATGTCTCGTCCATCGATTCAAAATGGTCGCCGAGAGCCTTGACCTCGCCCTGAATTGCAGTCAGCTGATCACGAATTTCACCGACGGATTCCTTTGACTGCACGGCAAGCTTTCGTACCTCTTCGGCGACGACGGCAAAGCCGCGGCCGTGCTCGCCCGCGCGCGCCGCCTCGATCGAGGCGTTCAGCGCGAGGAGGTTCGTCTGCTCGGAGATTCCGTTGACTGCCGCGACGAGGTTATGGATGTTCGCCGTCGAGTTCGTTAAGGAATCCATACGCTGATTCATGGAATTGAGGCTTTCACCCACGATTTTGTTGCCTGTCGCCACACCCTCGACGGCTTGTCCGGCCTCAAGCATCGTCTTCTGTCCCGTCGCCGTCTGCCCGGCGACTTCCGTCGTCATCGATGCGATGTCGTTGATCGAGTCGGCGAGATCACGG
This portion of the Selenomonas sp. TAMA-11512 genome encodes:
- a CDS encoding NlpC/P60 family protein encodes the protein MSKAIRVFVLTMMIAVSFAAVVSASAFRIGDQGSDVAEIQGQLSSLGYDVAADGDFGPATAEAVKSFQASQGLQADGLVGPATYSALLGKAMPEVSRGSNYITRRIVGDSMQYLGVPYVFGGTTPSGFDCSGYVRYVFANAGIYLPRMADEQYGVGMPISTSEMVAGDLVFFSTYTYGVSHVGIYLGDGKFIHASSSRGVTISSLYESYWTNAYVGARRIM
- a CDS encoding methyl-accepting chemotaxis protein, yielding MGFLGKSTEQAAPTKEGKIGAEDLQKLERYAQALIEGKRTALSIADFPSPELRSLASAIEALGDRQAETALHITRILNESLASQTHASILLNKLFFRFSDITAGVQEVMNVIRDLADSINDIASMTTEVAGQTATGQKTMLEAGQAVEGVATGNKIVGESLNSMNQRMDSLTNSTANIHNLVAAVNGISEQTNLLALNASIEAARAGEHGRGFAVVAEEVRKLAVQSKESVGEIRDQLTAIQGEVKALGDHFESMDETFSKNSENIDQTERQTEEIEGIFHEIGNAMEKLAPFTEEQSASFEEMTASLSEAMDNMGHVKDDARECNSNLFHVLKESSSVRNDFLQGDLPLQSDDILDLAKTDHLLWFSRINQMLLGNLKLDAAAVSNHHTCRLGVWYEGDGHSKYAGRAVFDDLEAKHARFHQICAEAIEAYNHNNEHKVKELLPEIEELSNEVTETLDALKHLS